The genomic segment CCGGAATCCTCTTCTCCTTTGAGGAGCTGTCCTCAAATGCCCTCTTGCACGGCTAAGAATAGCACCTGTCTTCTGATCCTGCATCAGCAGAAACAAAGCTGGTGGCAGGTGCTTATGCAGATTAGCTCGTGTCACCCTCATAGCAGTGATTTTCTGCACCACGTATTAATGAGAGAAGTGAGGCCTGGAGAGGCTTAGTGTCTTGTTCTAAGTCACACTTAGGTGGCAGACGCGGGATTCAGGCTCAGAGCTGTCAGACTGTAAAGTAGGATGTTATTTCACATAATTAGAAAATCTGAGCTCAACCACAggcaaaaaaacacacacaaactgtTCTGCAAACTTCTTGGAGTCACAGATGTTGGTTGCCTATCCATCCTGAGGGCCCACAAGTGGGAGAGCCTGCCCGGCATGTCACCCCTGTCTCCCAGCTCTTTACCTTGAAGCCTAACGTGCCTGTCCCAATGTGACTGTGCAGGCAGCCCCTTGGCCCCCACTGTTCCCTAATGCAGTGGCCCTTGGCCTGGCCTCACCCTCGTGACTGGGGATCCCCTCCAATGCCACCACAGTGGCTGGTCCCTTAGGGTTGGCTGTactgtctttctccttctcaGCATGGCTCATGCTCACAGCTAGGCACTGGCCCCATACTTCCCAGTACAAGAGTTGCCCACATGCCTGATTTCCAAGATGGCCTCTGCCTTGGTCCAAGTCCCTGGGCTTTTCCTGGAGCCTTGAAGCCCCTGTCCCTGTGCCCTGATGCTGGCCTGAACTTCCGGCCCACGGGCCCCTGTCCCAAAGACAACATGCTTCCCAGGCTTTGGTGCCCACACCAGGCCCCCCAATTCCTACCGCGCTGGGCTGGATTGGGGGATAGTTAGCTCTAGCTCCAgagcccactccccaccccaagcagCCCTGCCAGGACTTGTTCTGCTCAGAAGAAAAGCCCTACCCAGGCCATGACAGGCCACACTCAGGTAGAGAAGCCCCACGGACGTGCTGCTGTTGGAGATGCACGCATGGTGATTTGGACAATATTTTGCAGCCTCCTGCAGAGTCAGGTCTGGGGGTAGGGGGATGGATCCACCTGCTGAAGGAGTCAGGAGGCCAACTGAGTTTGGCTGTCAGGAAGCCTGGTCTCTGTGAGTCAGCCAAGCATTAAGCAGGGAGCCGGAGGTCAGCTTGGCTTTTGGTTAACAGATTTtatttaccatttacaaaagagGTTGATTGCATGCAAAAGGTATGGATGCTGTACTCCCTGTGGAGGGCAAACGTGATCCAGCACAGCCCCATCCTGAAACACGGGCTGCAAAGTACCTTTTGGTTCAGTCTGGGCTCCTGGCTTGTTAAAGCCCAGCTCTTAATACCCTGGGATGTGGACTGCAGAAACCCCGACAAGGAGCCTGCACCCCAGCACATCTGAGTAACACCTCCAAACACAGACTCAGAAGTCAAGAAATCCACATGTGCCTACAATCTGTTTAAATAAAATCATGGATGGATGCTAGAGAGCTTAGTAGTGAGTGGAGTGAAATGCAAAGAACTGTTCCATTTCTGTTCTTGAAGTCAGGCGGAACTTCTTTGCTTTAACCATAGGGGCTTGCAGGTCGTCTCTGCTGGGGGAGGTGGTCATGAGCTGACGAGGTGTGCCCCAGCTAGAGGAAAACACTGAGGTGGGAGAAGCCCTCAGACCAGGTCCCTGCCACCGAGCTGCTGTGTGGCTTTGGCAATCATGCCTCCCTTAGGAGCTCATCTTGGTCATCTTGGCAGAATGGAGGCTTGGCTGGATGTGCTGCCGGCTCTGGTCCTCTGATGATGGCTGGCCAGGGCTGCATGGGGGACTGTATGGAGGGGATGGGGGTTGGAGGGGAGACATGTAAGGGGAGCAGCGCCATCACCCAGCTTGGGCTGCCTTGGACCAGTGGCAGCAGCGCCCTAGCCCAGCACAGCACCtcctgggggtgcctggcagAACAGTGGAGAGGCTTCTAACACTTTGTGGAAGAGCTGCGCCCCAGAGAGCTGGCCTGGGGAGCACCTTACATTTGTGCGGCTTTGCACTCCTTGTTGCTATGATTTATTTCCATCCTCACCCTGGACCTGTGAATGAGGCAGACtcactttcttcattttccagatgaggaagagGATGAGCAGGGAGTTTAAACAGCTTCCCCCAAGATTATATGATGTGAGCAGAAGAGCTGGTTAAAAACAGACGTCTCCCCAGATCTCAGCCTTGCAATGTTTCTTGAAGGACTTCTGGTAGGGCAGCTCCTAAGGGGCCGTGAGGCTCTTTCGGATGCGTCTAGGGTTACAATGTGGCTCCAGCGTGGACATTTCTGggcccagggcagccctggcTGGGGTACCTGCCCTCACTCCTGCAAGACGCATCTTACATCTCTGTGTCCCTGGTCCCGTGTGGGCATAGCTTGGCCCCACAGTCTCTGCCTGGACACCATCCTCCACCTTCCCATCGGTTTTTAGACACAGTCCCACAGTGAGCGTGAGTTTCCAGTGCATCTTTGCCCTCCCCGGCTGCATTTGCTCTCTTGCCTTAGAGGGTTGGCTGACCCTCCACCTTAGTCAGCACTGAGTGTCCTTCTGCTCTCTTAGCTGGGAGCCTCAGGATCCAGGTTCCAGGCGGCCTTGTCACATGGGACCAGGGCTCTGCTCCTTGACTAAGGAAGCGGAAGTCCCAGCAGGACCCAAGGGACACTGTGAGGtctggggctggggagcaggagaCATGTAGAGCTGGCTCCGTGTCAACTCCCAGCCTCTGCAGAAGTGCCAAGGAGCTGGGTGACGAGGAAGTCTTTGACAACTGCATCCTTATAACCAGAGAAACCTCTCGCCTGAGGCACTGTCCAGAGCCCTGGATAGGGGGGTTCCACCGTTGTACAAAACAGGGGTGACCCTAAGGGGCAGAGTTGGGGAGCATGGTCCAAGCAGCAGGGCAActgggatggggaagatgggTCACAGGACACACTCTAGAAGTAAGCCTTGTTATGCACATTCTTCTTCTCAAACTTTTGCCTGAGCTCGGCGACCAGAGCTGACTGGGCGGGGCTTCCGACAGCCTTGGGTTTCGGTGACCGCTCAGCGTGCAGTGGGGCGAGGGAGCCGGAGACCGTGGGCACCGTCCAGGGGGCCGCGCCCACGCTGGGCGCCGCGCTGGGCGGCGGAGGGGGAGCGGGGGCTTTGGGGGGCAGCGCGCTCCCCGGGCTGTTGTTGTTGCGGTTCTCATTGGGGCGGTCCTCTCTGAGCACGAACCTGTCAGCGGCCTTGGTCCTCCGGAACTTGAGCCACTCGATGCGGATGGCGCGGGGTGCCGGGCTGGGCCGCTTACGGAGCACGCGCCGCACCGGCAGGACCTTGTTGGACTTCTTGTTGCGCCAGAAGGTGGCGGTGGAGATGAGGACGGTTATGGCCACAATGATGGCCATGATGCCGGCCAGCACACCCACGGCCTTCATGGGGTTGTCTTTGGTCTGCATCAGGAAGGCGGCCATGGGGCTTCGGGACAGCATCTGGAAGAGAGATGCATTCAGCTGCTCCTGCCTGGTCCCGGGAGAACAAAGCAGGGGCCGTGAACACCCTTAAGCCTGATGGTTTTAAAACTTTCTGGGGTCAGGCATCCCTAGAGAATCTGATGACCACTCAGGgcttcatttcagaaaaaaatgcccACAGAGAAAACATGATGCTTGCGGCTCTCCAGGAAAATGCACACAGAGCGAGCGTGATGCCAGTGCCTCTTTCGGATGAAGGACGCCTGCGTTAGCTAGAACTGCTTTCCTTTGATTATAAGGGTCGCATCTGCCCAAGTGTATCAGGAACCCCGTAAGTGCTGACTTTCTGCCGACACTGAGCTGAGAACTACACATGGTGATTTTACTTCTGCCTTTCAACACCCAGGGGAAGGAGGCAtcattagtcccattttacaggaaAGGAAGTGGAGGCTTTGCAAAGTCCAAAGTCACATCGTTTAGAAGTGTTGAAATCAGGATTTCGACCAGATTTCAAAGCCTGGGTGTTTGATGGCACCGGCAGCCTTTGTGAGCATTGGATATCTCTGCGGAAAATGGTCTCCCTCCCTCTGGCCATGTTGCAGTGAGGCCTGAGCTGGCCCTCTGACCCTCCCCCTGACCCGAGCTTCGTACCCACCTCAGTGTCTACGATGTCAATCTTGAGTAAGGCCGTGGTGCTGAAGGATGGGGAGCCGCGGTCCTTGGCCTGCACCTCTAGGGACCACATGTGGCCCCTGCTAGGTGTGATGTTGTGCAGGGCATCCAGGGAGCGGATGGAGTTCTTGAGCCGGATCTCCCCCGTGTGCGCATCGATGTCGAAGACGTTGGCCGGCTCTGCGTGGGTGATGGAATAGTCCACTAGGTTGTTGGGCTCCTCTGCATCCTGGTCTGTGGCCTGTGAACAGGGAGGGACAGACAGAGCTGGGCTTCGAGGGTAACACTTATGTACCCTGGCTAAACCAACACGTCATGTGGGTTTGCTGGTTTGATGCAAAATGGTCCTGATCCTATTTTGAGTGGACTGGACCTGGGAGAGGAACTGAAGGAGCCAGGGTGGGTCTGTGCTTGACCCTCTATGTGTGTTGTATCCATGCATAATCAGAATGAACGTAGGCAGTCAATGTggttaaaaaaaccaaaagctTGGAGGCTGAGTGACTTGTCTAAGGAtagagaggtggaggaggggagctgggaTTCAGAGTCAAGTCTGTTGGGTTTCAGGGCTCATGCTTTTTCTGTATTGGGAAGACAGTGCAGGGGAAAAGGCAttgctgttagagcaggcagactgGCTGTGTGAACTCAGGCAAGCCACACCTGCAACCCGCCAGAGCTTCCATTTTTTATGTGTAACAATAATATCTTCTTTCTCGGAGGTTATTTCTGGGTTGAGGTGGGGATGGGAGTATGTATACAAAGTACTTTAACAACCCTTGCCCATTGCAGGAATCCAATATATGCCATGTGCTGCTGGCAGATGCTGGAACAAGGCTTTCAGGGGAGCTCAGCTACCTTTGAAGCCCACCTCAATTTTCACCGGGGTCCCCAGCACCATTGTCGTCTCCTGGACACTCTTTCCGAACTGGGGGTAGTGGTCGTTGACATCCAGCAGCGTGACGAACACCTCGGCCAGGCTGTACCTGCCCTCCATGTCTTCTGCCTTCACATAGAAGTGGTACCTGGCAGTGGCCTCGGCATCCAGGCTGGCCCAGGGCTGGGTGCAGATGATGCCAGAGGATGGGTGGATCTGGAAGCTGCCGGGCGGGGAGAACACAGGTGTGGGTATATAtgtacccacacacacacagaagtgcaCACGTGCCTGCAGTAATGAGCTGTCCCCAGGAAGGAGCAGTAATGCATCAGGCAGCTTCTCCAAGAAGCTCCAAGTTTCCACCTGCTCTTCTCCATCCTTGCCATCTGGCTCAGGATGGGAGGCAGGACCACCCAACTCCTTGCCCGTCTATCAGTGTTGAACTTAACCTGAGTCATAGCCCtcgcctcccctcccctggcctcccaCCCCTCCAGCCTAGCACCACTTACCTGGCCCCCAAGGCCATGAGCCCCAGATCCAGGGTGTGACGATGACCCCTCTCTCAGACTTATGCCACCTGTGTGTGTCTCCACACCCCTGACTGAGGCTCTGCACCCCTACCCTCCACTCCTTGCCCCCATGCTCGCCTCCCCTACCCAGGTGCTGTTCTTTCCAGGCTCCCCCAACCTTTGGCACAGACCccctccaccctcagcccctcccaAATCCCTTCCCTGAGGCCCTATCTGGGATTCTGGATCTACTCACAGATCTGCCCCGGACCCATAGATGGAGTATTTGACTTCACCCCAAGGACCTGTGTCTGGATCCACAGCCTGGAAGAGAGAAAGCTCCAGTGGCCCCTGCCCCTTTGTCAGGGCACAGCGGCAGCTCTTGCTTTCAATGGCAAAAAACCAGGCTTCGGTCAGGGGTTGCCCAGATGCAGAAAACTGATCTGGAAGCCTGCTCTGGAGTCTTAGATCCCCCCAGAAGGTCTCAAGTGTTGGAGGAACCAGAAGTGTATTTTTCATTACATGAGCTCATCAGAGTCCTGTGTGGTGCTGTTACGCCcactgtacagaagaaactgaggctcaaagagggcGGGTAGCTTGTCCAAGGACACAGCTAAGGAGTGTGGGCTTTGTTATTCAAACTGGAGCCCAGATTTGTCTGACTTCAGAAGGCcccccccaccctacccccagtCCCCGGGCTAGTCCCCAACCCACTGTGACAGCCACCACGTTGGAGCCCCCCGGGGCATTCTCGGGGATCCTGGCAATGTAGTAGTGGGAGGTGAACTTGGGGACATTGTCGTTGGTGTCCAGGAGCTGGATCACGACATCTGCTGTGGAGCTGAACTTCTCCGGGGTGTTCACTTCGatggccaggagctggggaaggaaagaaaacgaGGAAGGACTTGTCTGGGTGGCGGGCGCCCTGCAGAGAGCGTGCCACATCCTGTCTCAGTACCATCCCCGCAACCCCTCGCCTTGTCTCGGGTTCTCAGTCTCAGCTGCCAGCCAGCTGTTCCCGCCTCCACCTGCACGGGCCCCTGGAAGGCAATCATTTCCCCACTGACTGCAATGTCCATTTATAGTTTCCGTTTGTACTGAGGCCAATTGCTTTTGCTCCACGGATCTGCATATTCCCTTTTTTTTGACTTCCAATTTGaaactttattttgtttcataaCATAATTTAATCCCTGTTAGAGTAAGTTCCTGCCTCATGTTCTTTTTTCCTGCATTATTCTTATAGGtttatttctccaaataaaaACTAGTGTAATTATATTAAGCTCCCTACCGCCTCCCTTAAGGAAATTCTAGGTAAGAGTTAATTGAGGTGGCACTGGATTCTTTATTAACTCcgtaagaatttgcatttttatacagGGTGTGTCTTCATATTTCTTGTCtcctttatatctttttattacatttgtgcatttttttgGGTCATTTAGAGGCTGCATATTTCTTGTGATAGCAGTTCCTAGGGATTTTATCCATTAGTTGTTATTATAAAAGTGAATCTCTTACTCCATAattctcatttctattttttgtaCATAGGATGCTATTGGATTTTGCATATTAACTTTGTAATCATTCATGTTAACAGCTTTGCTGTGTCtaacagtattttaattttttaatttacttttctaaGCAAACAATCACACTATCTAAAAATAATgatcattttctctcttcctttctaattttatattttccttctttatccAGGAATGACATTATTCCAGAAATAGTGAAAGAACAGTGGTGAGAGCAGGTATCCACGTTTTGTTCCTGACTTCATAGAAAGCTTTTAGAATTTCACTTTTAAGCATGATGCTGGCTattggtgtgtatgtatgtataattatACCAACTTAAATAATATCAAcagattatttatcttttttatcaaTATAaatgatttatgtatttatgtatactatgaattatttataaatgtttatcactttaaataattacaaacacaaaggagtatttttttttcatcttctgcTGAAGTTTTTAACCGAATAGATGACAGATGTCAAATGCATATGAGAAAACATCTATCCTAAAAAtcaaatagttttcttttctctcaatctattaaCACGCCACATCATGATGGTAGTTTTTCTTTGGACCCCTCCTTGCGTTCCTGGGGATGGTCATAGCTTAGAAGCGGGAGCTCAGAGAGGCTGGTTGAGCAGTAGGAACAGGTTCTCATACCActattttcttcttccctcccacTCGCTCCCCAAATCAGCAGGAAGGGCAGAGAaaccaagaggaaaagaaaagggccaggaggagctgggggagcCAAGGGACCCCACAGGactgaatccaggtgctgctgtgaccCTTCCATTCAGGGCTGTGCAAAGCATCACCTACCTTGAAGGTTAACACTTTGAACTTTTCAAAGTCAATGGCAGCTGAGTTCTCCACAATGATCGTGACTTGGGCTTCGTTCAGGACGGTCTGCGGGACCACTCGGAAGATGCCCCCGGGTCCCACCAGCCGCAGGTTGAATTTGGCGTTGGCTCCCTGGGCAAAGAGtttggagagaggaaaaagggaaGATGACTGAGAATAGAAACTCATTATATTGTTGTGCTATGCAAGGAGGCTTCACATGTCCTTGACCCTGGGAGGTGAGTATTATTACTTCTTTCTATAAGGGAGGTGATGAGGAATCAGAAAGACTGAGTAGACTATGAGGgctaagaaatgaaagaaacacagcagGCCTAGCCCTGGGCTGGGCACAGGAGCCAGCAGGACACATTCACAATATCTGGAGGGTCAGACGCAAGGGTGTTTTTATTTAACtggctgtttctttttaaatgactgtGAATGTCTTTAGGCCAAGCAGCTAATCTTTGATTATCtaccttccctcctctctcttggTTACCTACTCTCGTTTCATTCATTCTGTGACCCGCCAGGCCCCTGTGACATCAGCAGGAAAGGCTGATGCCGACTCGGCTCTGGGACTTGGTCCTGAGTGGTCTGCAGGCAGACAGGGTGGAGGGCAGGACCACACACCTGGTCTGAGTCGTTGACGGTGATCTTGAGGCCGCGCAGGATCTCCCCCTGGGGCGGGTGCTCGTACATGGACAGCTCAAATCTGTTCTGGGGTCCGCTTTCCCCGTAGAACGTCGGTGGGTGGTTGTTCAGGTCCACGATCCTGATGGTGACCGGGACCATGGCCTGGGCAGCTGGGGTCCCCGCAGAGCTGACCTCAATCACCTGGGGTGGGGACAGGTG from the Vicugna pacos chromosome 11, VicPac4, whole genome shotgun sequence genome contains:
- the CDHR1 gene encoding cadherin-related family member 1 isoform X2 produces the protein MHDLAGAKLSLGVSWCPLFCVLFLAQANFAPHFFDNGVGSTNGNMALFSLPEDTPVGSHVYTLNGTDPEGDPVSYHISFDPSARNVFSVDPNFGSITLVEELDREREDEIEAIISISDGLNLVAEKVTILVTDANDEAPRFIQEPYIVQVPEDTPAGSSITKVRAVDRDTGSGGSVTYFLQNPHASKFAVDRHSGVLRLQAGASLDYEKARAHFITVVAKDGGGRLRGADVVFSATTTVTVNVEDVQDMAPVFVGTPYYGYVYEDTLPGSEVLTVVAMDGDRGKPNRILYRLVNGSDEAFEINETSGAISVMQSPAQLRREVYELHVQVIEVSSAGTPAAQAMVPVTIRIVDLNNHPPTFYGESGPQNRFELSMYEHPPQGEILRGLKITVNDSDQGANAKFNLRLVGPGGIFRVVPQTVLNEAQVTIIVENSAAIDFEKFKVLTFKLLAIEVNTPEKFSSTADVVIQLLDTNDNVPKFTSHYYIARIPENAPGGSNVVAVTAVDPDTGPWGEVKYSIYGSGADLFQIHPSSGIICTQPWASLDAEATARYHFYVKAEDMEGRYSLAEVFVTLLDVNDHYPQFGKSVQETTMVLGTPVKIEATDQDAEEPNNLVDYSITHAEPANVFDIDAHTGEIRLKNSIRSLDALHNITPSRGHMWSLEVQAKDRGSPSFSTTALLKIDIVDTEMLSRSPMAAFLMQTKDNPMKAVGVLAGIMAIIVAITVLISTATFWRNKKSNKVLPVRRVLRKRPSPAPRAIRIEWLKFRRTKAADRFVLREDRPNENRNNNSPGSALPPKAPAPPPPPSAAPSVGAAPWTVPTVSGSLAPLHAERSPKPKAVGSPAQSALVAELRQKFEKKNVHNKAYF
- the CDHR1 gene encoding cadherin-related family member 1 isoform X1 codes for the protein MRRGPRAVLALGLLFFRLAQANFAPHFFDNGVGSTNGNMALFSLPEDTPVGSHVYTLNGTDPEGDPVSYHISFDPSARNVFSVDPNFGSITLVEELDREREDEIEAIISISDGLNLVAEKVTILVTDANDEAPRFIQEPYIVQVPEDTPAGSSITKVRAVDRDTGSGGSVTYFLQNPHASKFAVDRHSGVLRLQAGASLDYEKARAHFITVVAKDGGGRLRGADVVFSATTTVTVNVEDVQDMAPVFVGTPYYGYVYEDTLPGSEVLTVVAMDGDRGKPNRILYRLVNGSDEAFEINETSGAISVMQSPAQLRREVYELHVQVIEVSSAGTPAAQAMVPVTIRIVDLNNHPPTFYGESGPQNRFELSMYEHPPQGEILRGLKITVNDSDQGANAKFNLRLVGPGGIFRVVPQTVLNEAQVTIIVENSAAIDFEKFKVLTFKLLAIEVNTPEKFSSTADVVIQLLDTNDNVPKFTSHYYIARIPENAPGGSNVVAVTAVDPDTGPWGEVKYSIYGSGADLFQIHPSSGIICTQPWASLDAEATARYHFYVKAEDMEGRYSLAEVFVTLLDVNDHYPQFGKSVQETTMVLGTPVKIEATDQDAEEPNNLVDYSITHAEPANVFDIDAHTGEIRLKNSIRSLDALHNITPSRGHMWSLEVQAKDRGSPSFSTTALLKIDIVDTEMLSRSPMAAFLMQTKDNPMKAVGVLAGIMAIIVAITVLISTATFWRNKKSNKVLPVRRVLRKRPSPAPRAIRIEWLKFRRTKAADRFVLREDRPNENRNNNSPGSALPPKAPAPPPPPSAAPSVGAAPWTVPTVSGSLAPLHAERSPKPKAVGSPAQSALVAELRQKFEKKNVHNKAYF